A part of Maridesulfovibrio hydrothermalis AM13 = DSM 14728 genomic DNA contains:
- a CDS encoding insulinase family protein, with product MTKLHGFKEISREYLTELNGEAVIYEHEKTGGRVLSVINNDENKTFGISFRTPPENSTGLPHILEHSVLCGSRKYPVKEPFVELLKCSLQTFLNAMTYPDKTVYPVASPNEQDFRNLVGVYLDAVFFPNLTPNTLMQEGWHYVPEEDGSLSYKGVVFNEMKGAYSSPDSLLYEYTQNSLFPDVTYGLDSGGNPEVIPDLTFSEFMEFHEKYYHPSNSYAFFYGDDDPEHRLVMLDEYFSQFERINPESEIGVQAPFDAPVALNKKYAVSDEGSQKAMFTVNFGIGRPRETMMDLELGILEQILIGLPSSPLRKALNDSGLGEDLAGVGLEDELRQLYFSTGLKGIEAEDAPKVEELIFATLKDLVEKGVEREDIDAAVNTIEFHLRENNTGSYPRGLSVMITALTSWLYDAHPLEYVRYEKPIADLKKRIEKGEKIFEPLIEELFLNNNYRSTVLMVPDTEVGPAREAREKSKLEKARSAMSDQEYKSVVNKAKELQEEQEAPDSPEDLDSIPRLKVADLDREGKEIVCEEKGELLFHDLDTNGIIYLDLAFDFAGLPDRLLPYLPIFGRALLQTGTRSTDFVTMTRRMAAKTGGISPGTIVSAKHGTHETATRFLLRGKATAERAADLLEIISELLLEASLDNKDRIRQLVLESKARMEQNLIPSGHIMAATRMKARFNEAGLINELMNGISGLEFLRTLAERVETDFDSVVADLEEIRSMILNQANLLSNVTLDGKNFSTIETAISGMRAALPAGKCSAAKRNMLTFPKAEGLCIPAQVNYVAKGTNVYEHGYEYSGAAHIISRYLRTGYLWDKVRVQGGAYGSFSMFDRSSGSLSFVSYRDPNLIRTLDTYDGVADYLENIEINNDELEKAILGGIGDIDSYMLPDAKGYTSMTRYLSGEDAAFRQSIRDQVLGCSQQDFRDFAAAAKSVAKHGDIVVIGSKKSMEESGLDMKLVDVL from the coding sequence ATGACCAAATTACATGGTTTTAAAGAGATATCACGCGAATACCTGACTGAGCTTAACGGTGAAGCCGTTATATACGAGCATGAAAAAACCGGCGGACGTGTTCTGTCAGTAATAAATAATGATGAGAATAAAACTTTTGGCATCAGTTTCCGCACTCCCCCTGAAAACAGCACCGGACTTCCCCATATACTGGAGCACTCAGTGCTTTGCGGATCTAGAAAGTATCCCGTCAAGGAACCTTTTGTAGAGCTTTTAAAATGCTCACTGCAAACTTTCCTCAATGCCATGACCTACCCCGATAAAACGGTCTACCCTGTTGCCAGCCCCAATGAACAGGATTTCCGGAATCTGGTCGGTGTATATCTTGATGCTGTCTTTTTTCCAAACCTGACCCCCAACACACTGATGCAGGAAGGATGGCATTATGTTCCTGAGGAAGACGGCTCTCTCAGCTATAAGGGCGTTGTTTTCAACGAAATGAAAGGGGCTTACTCTTCACCGGACAGCCTCCTTTATGAATATACCCAGAATTCTTTATTCCCGGATGTTACTTACGGCCTTGATTCCGGCGGCAACCCTGAAGTCATCCCTGATTTGACCTTCAGTGAATTCATGGAATTTCACGAAAAGTACTATCATCCGTCTAACTCCTATGCTTTCTTCTACGGGGATGACGATCCAGAGCATCGTCTTGTTATGCTTGATGAATATTTTTCACAGTTTGAAAGAATCAACCCTGAATCTGAAATAGGCGTTCAAGCTCCGTTTGATGCACCTGTCGCGCTCAACAAAAAATACGCTGTCTCAGATGAAGGAAGCCAGAAAGCCATGTTTACGGTGAACTTCGGCATCGGCCGTCCCCGCGAAACCATGATGGACCTTGAACTTGGAATTCTGGAGCAGATCCTTATCGGTCTGCCCTCATCCCCTTTGCGCAAAGCACTCAACGATTCCGGACTGGGAGAAGATCTTGCTGGAGTCGGCCTTGAAGATGAACTTCGCCAGCTTTATTTCTCCACCGGCCTGAAAGGCATTGAGGCTGAAGATGCTCCCAAGGTTGAAGAGCTTATTTTCGCGACCCTTAAAGACCTCGTTGAAAAGGGTGTTGAGCGGGAGGACATTGATGCAGCTGTAAACACAATTGAATTTCACCTGCGTGAAAACAACACCGGATCATATCCGCGCGGCCTGTCAGTTATGATCACCGCTCTCACTTCATGGTTATATGATGCGCATCCTCTGGAGTATGTGCGCTATGAAAAACCTATAGCGGACCTTAAGAAACGCATCGAGAAAGGTGAGAAAATATTCGAACCACTTATTGAAGAACTCTTTTTAAACAACAATTACCGTTCTACCGTTCTTATGGTCCCTGATACTGAAGTCGGCCCTGCACGTGAAGCCCGCGAAAAAAGCAAACTTGAAAAAGCGCGTTCAGCAATGAGCGATCAGGAATATAAGTCCGTTGTGAATAAAGCAAAAGAGCTGCAGGAAGAACAGGAGGCCCCTGATTCTCCTGAAGATCTGGATTCTATTCCACGCCTTAAAGTGGCCGACCTTGACAGGGAAGGAAAAGAGATTGTCTGCGAAGAAAAAGGCGAACTGCTTTTCCACGACTTAGACACCAACGGTATCATCTACCTTGATCTAGCCTTCGACTTTGCAGGACTGCCGGACAGGCTGCTGCCCTACCTGCCCATTTTCGGACGGGCTTTGCTCCAAACCGGAACCAGATCCACTGATTTCGTGACCATGACCAGACGCATGGCAGCCAAAACAGGAGGCATATCCCCCGGAACCATTGTTTCCGCCAAACACGGCACTCACGAAACCGCAACCCGTTTTTTGCTGCGCGGCAAGGCCACAGCTGAAAGAGCAGCAGATCTGCTGGAAATAATAAGCGAACTGCTGCTTGAGGCTTCTCTGGATAACAAGGACCGCATACGCCAGCTTGTGCTTGAATCCAAAGCACGCATGGAGCAGAACTTAATTCCATCCGGTCACATAATGGCTGCTACACGCATGAAAGCCCGTTTCAACGAGGCTGGATTGATCAACGAACTCATGAACGGTATATCCGGCCTTGAATTCCTGCGCACTCTGGCTGAACGGGTCGAAACTGATTTTGATTCCGTGGTTGCAGATCTCGAAGAAATTCGCTCCATGATCTTAAATCAGGCTAATCTTCTTTCCAACGTAACTCTGGACGGCAAGAATTTCAGCACCATTGAAACAGCCATCTCCGGCATGAGAGCCGCCCTTCCCGCAGGAAAATGCAGCGCAGCCAAGCGCAACATGCTCACTTTTCCTAAAGCGGAAGGACTCTGCATCCCGGCACAGGTCAACTATGTTGCCAAGGGTACTAACGTATATGAACACGGTTACGAGTATTCCGGCGCAGCACATATCATCAGCCGTTATCTGCGTACCGGATATCTCTGGGATAAAGTCCGTGTGCAGGGCGGGGCCTATGGCTCATTCTCCATGTTTGACCGCAGTTCCGGCAGCCTGAGCTTCGTATCCTATCGCGATCCCAACCTGATCCGCACTCTCGACACCTATGACGGGGTTGCAGATTACCTGGAAAACATTGAAATTAATAACGATGAGCTTGAAAAAGCTATTTTAGGCGGGATAGGAGATATCGACAGCTACATGCTGCCCGATGCCAAAGGGTATACATCTATGACACGCTACTTAAGCGGAGAGGATGCAGCATTCAGGCAATCCATACGTGATCAGGTGCTCGGTTGCAGCCAGCAGGATTTCCGTGATTTCGCAGCCGCCGCTAAGTCGGTAGCTAAACACGGTGATATTGTTGTGATCGGCAGCAAAAAGTCTATGGAAGAATCCGGACTTGATATGAAACTGGTGGACGTGCTTTAA